The following nucleotide sequence is from Solidesulfovibrio carbinolicus.
CGGCCGTACCCCCCCACTTGGCTTCGTCGTAAAAATAGTCTAGAACCAAGGCTATCCGGCTTTTGCGGCGCTACGCCCCGGATTCCCACGCACCACGGTATGATCGACACAATTCCGACGGCCCCATGACCAAGGCCCCAGCCACGGCATCCGGTGACGGCGTGCTCAAAAACGACTTTCGCCAACATCTTTCGCGCACCTGCCCGGAGCAGGATCTGCGACGCTGGTTCGATCCCCTGGAAATCATTCCCGGGGAAGGCGAACCGTCGTGCTGCGTTGTTTTTCCCCATGCCTATTTTGCCGCCTGGTTCGACGGGTCGGTCAAGGAACTCTTCGAGCGCCAGCTGGCCGCCTACCTCGGCCCGGGCCATACCGTGCGCTACCGCACCCGGGGGATGCGCGCCGCAACACCCGCTTTTGCCGCCGACGCCGCCGTGGTCACGGACTTTCCCTACGGCCACCGGTTCACTTTCGAGACGTTTTTTTCCAACGAAAAAAACGCCTTTCCCCTGGCCCTGGCCCGGGAAGTGTCGCGGGGCGGCGAAGTGCGCTACAATCCGTTTCTGGTCTGCGGCCCGTCGGGAGCGGGCAAGACCCATCTGCTGCGGGCCATGGCCAATGCCGTGGCCAAGAGCCAGCCCACCTCGCGGATCTATTTCGGCTCGGTGGCCGACATCCAGGCGCTCTACGCCGACGCGCGCCGGCCCAGGCCCGAGATCCGGGCCGAGCTGTCCAGCCATGACTGGCTTTTTATCGACGAACTCACCGACGTGGCCCGGGCCCCCGATCTGGAGCCCGAACTCATCGGCATGTTCAACGACTTCCACGACGCCGGCCGCCAGATGGTCTTTTCCAGCCGCGAACGGGCCGCGTCCTGCGATTTTCTCGACCCCACCTTCCGTTCGCGCCTGGAATGGGGGCTGATGGTCCATTTGAAGGCCCCGGATCTGTCGATTCGGGCCAGGTTCGTGGAGCAGGTGAGCAAGGACAAGCGGCTGGGGCTGTCCCGCGAACAAGTCTTGACCCTGGCCGGCCGGTTCGAGGGCTTTCGCCGCCTGGAAGGCGTGCTCCTGCGCCTGGAGGCCTTTCGCCAACATGCCGGCGGCGAGCTGTCCGACGCCGAATTTTCCCGCCACATCCGCCTGTCCGAGGACAAGAAGGCCCCGGAACTGTCGCCCGAGCGGGTCATTGCCGTGTGCGCCGAGCATTTCGGCATC
It contains:
- a CDS encoding DnaA/Hda family protein, producing the protein MTKAPATASGDGVLKNDFRQHLSRTCPEQDLRRWFDPLEIIPGEGEPSCCVVFPHAYFAAWFDGSVKELFERQLAAYLGPGHTVRYRTRGMRAATPAFAADAAVVTDFPYGHRFTFETFFSNEKNAFPLALAREVSRGGEVRYNPFLVCGPSGAGKTHLLRAMANAVAKSQPTSRIYFGSVADIQALYADARRPRPEIRAELSSHDWLFIDELTDVARAPDLEPELIGMFNDFHDAGRQMVFSSRERAASCDFLDPTFRSRLEWGLMVHLKAPDLSIRARFVEQVSKDKRLGLSREQVLTLAGRFEGFRRLEGVLLRLEAFRQHAGGELSDAEFSRHIRLSEDKKAPELSPERVIAVCAEHFGIPARDIVGAGRKKELVFARQAAMTLCRSLLGLSYPALGKVFGGKDHSTVLYSIRKFQQILDVDQETKMLLRQLSKKCRQGGQA